CCCGCTGCCaatccagcccctgccctggcaccgtGCCGCTGCAACCGGGTCGGGTCCTCGCGACGGGTGCTGCCGCCTCCCTGGCACGAGTTACACCGGTTTGACCATGAAGGAGCCCAGAGGTTCTTTCCCACCAGGCTGGGCTTTCTCCAGGCGAGATCTTCACCTGCTCCGAGCCTGGAGCTGGCCCCGAGGAGCAGCCGGGGGGGCCAGGGCTGAGCATGGCACCCACCCCGCTGCAGATAAGAcgggagctgcagccagcaccgAGCCCGCTGGCACCCAACCTCCGCTCCTCCCGGGGGTTTGcaagctgggagcagggaaaaTGCTCCCTGCACGCCAGCTAGCTGCAGACCCCATTCCATCAGCCTGAcccggctgcagccccctcctcacGCAATTCCCCCAAAATCTCAAGGAAAGAGCCTGGCAaaaagccagagctgctgtcGTCACTTGTCCCCAAGGCTCCAAAAACTCCCCATCCCGTCCCAAAGCTCACTGCCAGCCATTGCCACCGAGGTGTCCCAGCCCCGACCCTGTGCTGTGgaccccctgcagcccctctgcttgCTCCCGATGTGGCAGGGGGGGGTCTGAAGGTGCCCAGGTCGgatgccccccagccctgctgattTTGGCACCCAGGCACTACCGCAGCAGCTGCACTAACTGTGCCGGAGGTGCAGCCGTGCACGGAAAGGAGAATTTAAAACTGAAGGAGACTCCCGGGATAACGCTGTGCCGAGCCGAGGGGAAGGGACGGAGCCGGGGCTGGGTGATGGGAAACCTTCGGCTTCGCAAGTGTTTATATAAGTAAATCACTTTCGTTAGTagtgtacatatacatatatatacataagaCCATgtatgggaaggaaaaagagggaTGTAACCggcagggaggaaggatgcTGCCTGGGCGTTTCAGGTTTATCTGGAAAGAAAGTTGGCTGATTTAATTAAAGGAGGGGATTTCAGCAGACAGCAGGGTGCGGGGAGTTTGTTTGGGGTTGAATGCACGTGTAGGAAGGGTGACAAAACCCCGAGAGCAACTCTTCGAGGAGTCTTTAAGATGCCACAGCCTCCTTGCAAAGACTGTAGGCACCGTGGGGCTGGGATATACCACTGAAAGACCTCGAACCCTCCCCAGGCAACCTCATCCAGGCGAACCCACACACCACCCACTGCAAATCCCCTGGGCCACGCTGGGGTGCTTGTCCCCcttctcctgctcccagccccatagCACCTACCTCCCCAAAATGCCTCCCGACCCACACGCTGCACCTCCAGACACGGAGCATCGCCCATtcccctgggggctgctgggctctcCCTCCATCCAACAGACCTACGGCACAGCACgagctcccagcagccaggatCTGGCCCCACACCATCCTCCTGGGCTGgataccccccccccctccccccagcatgCCAAGCTGCTTCCAGGCAGGCACTGTGCAGCCCTGCTCACCTCTGTCACTCAGGGCTCGtttttcctctgcctgcagggAAATTGTGTggtttcttccctcttttttttttttttctttttttttttttttgcaatttaatATTTATAGCTTTACTCCGCTGCCTGTTTGTTCAGCAGAAAGTGAGGGGGAAGATGcttggagaagggaaggcttcTCCACAGATGCTGTCAGCATCCGCTGGACAGGACTGGGGCCAGTATCAGTGCCGGGATCATGCCCATCGTTCCCATTTTTCTCAGCAATGTGCCACCTCCATCTCCAGCCAACTCCTGGAAGGCAAGGAGCAGGAACTGGAGCTCATCCTAGAGCACAGGACTCATgcctcctgcatccctgggcTGACCACGTCGTGGGACCCTATGTGCACGCAAATCCGCAAACCCACCCTGAGTGAAACCCAAGTGCCAGGCACCAACCCTGCAATGAATCCGGGGGAAACATCGCGGCTCCTAGATGCACCagtgggggggaaaaataggggggaaaaaaaaaaggatgagcACTTATTTCCTGTGTGTTCACAAAGAAATCATCCTTTTCATCCCTCAAAGCGTTACACCGCCAGCACCTTCCCCTGCTTCAGCTGCGAGGGTGACAAAACCACACTCACCCTGGGAATCACAGGCTTGGGGACCAGTGATCACCAGGACCGCACAACGGCTCACCGAGCTGCTGCCTCGCCTGGGCTCATGGAGGTGATGCCACCGCAGAAAGGCCACCACGGGATGCCcgtggggctggagccagcaTGGCACAGCGCAGCGGCAGGCACGTGTTGCACCTCCAAGCAGCCTCTGCTCTTTTATGGGTCTATAAAACAGCCAGCGCTGGCTCCCGCGGCTGGGAAAAGCCTTGTAAATCTCCCACAGCAAACAGAGGGTCAGGGAAGCTGCCATGAAATGGCCACCACGGGTCAACACCGGCACAGGGTCCAGTCACTGGATGCCACCAGGGTGCTGCCCCAGGGACGTGCCAGCGGCGCGGTGCCACTGCcgggctgcagcacccacaccAGGGACACCGCTGCGCTCAGTCAACCCCGGTAAGTCGCTCCCCCCctacccaccccccccagcccggtTCCTCTTCAAGCGGGGAGCAGGGTAACCCCACGCAGGGCAGTATGAAATAGCTCCCTTTCGGTGAGGGCGGCTTGAGgtccccccccaaaaaaaaaccctaaaccagctgtccccagggacAGAGCCCAGAGGTGATGGGGATGGGCACTGGGAGAGctccaccaccccccaccatcCCTCCGCACCCCccagaaaggagggagaaacagCAATCCAAGGCTGAAATCCCCCTGCACCATCGCTACGTCAagaccccagccccacctgcGGCACCCCACAACACGGGGAGAGCCAGGGGGAGCCAGAAGGGAATTTCTACCACCACGACACGtgcttttggggggggggggggggggaacccccTGCATGgcctccccagccccatttCCCTGCAGTGGCTGTTTCTTTCCCCGCAGGGCTGTGCCGCTTGGGCTCCAGGGCCACCCCACCCTCAGCCCTGGAAATGTCCCCCCTGCTCCGATGATTCATCACTTTGTCGCTGCACACGCAGggctcttccctttccccacagCACGGCCGAAACCCAGCAAACAGGGAAACCTGGTCACGGCAAAGGCGATGGCAGGGCAGGAGACCGGGAACACACACGTGCCGTAAACTCGGCGCCGTGGagcatggaaaaagaaataaagacctGGCTGGAATCACAACCTCCATCCCAAACACCCGGATGCTGGAGTCGCCCCATGGCAGCCAGCCCCACCCCGGAGCGGTTTCCTACTGATAAGGGCGGGAGGCAAAGCCAGCATCCCTCGGGAGGCAAAGCCAGCATCCCTCGGAAAACAAACCCAGCATCCCTCGGAAAACAAACCCAGCATCCCTCGGAAAACACGCCGGCACCCCTCCGCACGCCGCGGGGTCAGCACGTGCAGCCGCCCACCCCCGGCCATCGTCACCCACCCCTAGAGCCTAAATCTGGTAGTTTCTCAACTCCAGCAGCCCAATTCCCAAAAGCCCACCgatccagggtttttttcccactggatcccccagcagcaggtaaGCGCAGGCTcagccgccgccagccccgctcccTCCTCCGGCCGGAGGAGCAGCCGTGCATGAAGCCAAGCAAACATGGCAGGGGAAACTAAAcgggggggggaataaaaacaaaaaaaaatcccccaaactcCACACTTTCACTCTCTGctgttatatataaaaaagcacaaaatccccccgccccccagtaCCCCAAGGGCTGGGAACACGCAGAAGCGCTGCGATTCCTGGGAATGGGTCCTGCTCGTCCCCGGACTTGCACaggcttatttatttatcttaaaaGAGCACAACAACCACcatattttctctcatttttctttcttttttttttttttaagtaaatttcCCCATCATCTGACTCACTGAGGCTTTAGAGGGCATGAGCATGAGGGCTGTCGTAATCTTTCCTTTTGcgatttcttttgctttgcaattAATTCACGAATATAATTAATCAGCGGCTGTAGGTGAAGTGCAGCCCCCTCCTACACCCCCCTCAAACTCCTGCTGGTTgcaagctgggggggggggggggagctacTCTTGGTGATCCCCTAAAAGCTGGGTGACATGGGgtacccccacccccaccctggccTTTTGCAGACCCCAAAAGCAGCAGGGTTGGGGGGCCGCCAGCTCCCGGGGGGACCGCActctcctgctccccaggccGGGAGGAATTTGCAGCCTGTCCCGGGGgatgagggggggggggggggcacggaaACCCCCCCAGCAAACCCAGCGCTGTCAGCAGCGAGGGCTGGAGCatccgtgcctcagtttccccacgCGTGGGGTAAACGctgcgggggccgggggggggggggggggcgctggtAAAGGCGACCCAGGCAAGTCACCTTCGGCTGCcggaggggctggcagcccctgggACCCTCGGCCTTTCGGAGGGGGCACCCGGAGACCCCCGACCCCCGTCCCCCCGGGAGTCACAGGGGTGCAGCCACAGCCACGGCCCGGCTGGAGCCTCCTGTAAGCGGGGGCCgctgccgggggcggcgggggggggcgtTATTATTTACAGCAAAGGcggaaaaaacccagaaacaacCCGAGTTCCAAGCACCGCGGGATGGGCCAGGGGGACACCCCGAcatccgccccccccccccaaaaccgTGCTCCGACCCGAGGGGTCCCGCTGCACGGCCGGTCCCCCCCggtccccccccgccccgctgcacTCACCCGGCGGCTGCGGGGGCGAGCGGAACGGCGAAGGAAACGAAGTGCCTCGGTTCGGCTCGGTTCGGCTCCGCTCGGCCCGGCTCGGCTCCCCTCGGCTCGGTTCGGCTCCGCtcggcccggctcggcccggTTCGGTTCCGCtcggcccggctcggctcggtTCGGCCCCGCTGCACCCGCGCCGAGGGAGGGCAGCActgcccgcccggcccggcccgcctcGGCACAacacggcacggcacggcacgaCACGGCGCGGCCCGCTCGGTGCCGCAGCACGCCGGGAGCTGTAGTCCGGAGCGGGGCCGCGCTCCCCGTGCCTGCCGGGAGCTGTAGTCCCCGCCCGGGCCGCAGCAgcgggggggggacggggactgcggggggtggggggatgggtgAGTGGCTCCCTCCCAACAACGGGGCCTCCCGCCCCCCCAGCGGGCCAGGAGGTGggtgccggggcagggggcgaggGCAGGGCCGTGCTGGGGTCACGCAGCCCCTTGCACCGGGATCGTGCAGCTCCTTGCACCGGAGTTCTACCAGTTTTACCGCTCCTTGCACCAGGGTCGTGTAGCCCTTTGCACTGCAGTCGCATAGCCTCTTGCACTGGGATCATGCAGCCCCTTGCACCAGCGTCGCATAGCTGCTTGCACCAGGGTTTTACCACTCCTTGCACTGGGGTCACGCAGCTCCTTGCACTGGGATCATGCAGCCCCTTGCACCAGCGTCGCATAGCTGCTTGCACCAGGGTTTTACCACTCCTTGCACTGGGGTCACGCAGCTCCTTGCACTGGGGTCATGCAGCCCCTTGCACCCTGATCACACAGCTCCTTGCACCACAGTTGTGCAGCTCCTCGCACTGGGTCACGCAGCCCCTTGCACCAGGGTTTCACCACTCCTTGCACTGGGATGACACAGCTCCTTGCACCACAGTCATGCAGCTCCTTGCACTGGGTCACGCAGCCCCTTGCACGGGGGTTTTATCACTCCTTGCAACATGGTCATGCAGCCCCTTGCACCAGGATCATGCAGTTCCTTGCGTCAGGGTCACGCAGCCCCTTGCACCAGGGTTTCACCACTCCTTGCACTGGGATGACACAGCTCCTTGCACCACAGTCATGCAGCTCCTCGCACCAGGGTCATGCAACCCCTTGCACCAGGGTTTTACCACTCCTTGCACTGGGGTCACACAACCCCTTGCACCAGGATCATGCAGTTCCTTGCACCAGGGTCACACAGCCCCTTGCACTGGGGTTTTACCACTCCTTGCACTGGCATCATACGGCCCTTTGCACCCTCACACAGCTCCTTGCACCACAGTCATGCAGCTCCTTGCACTGGGGTCGTGCAAGCCCCTCGCACCAGGGTTTTACCACTCCCTGCACCGTGGTCATGCAGCCCCTTGCGGGGGACGCTGCAGCAGGGGGGAGCGGTGGGGACCAGCACATCCCACTGCACCTCGAGTCCCCCAGGGCACGGCGTGACCCTGCCACGGGCTGCCGGGGTGGCAGCAGGACGGTGCTTCCCTCTCTGTGGCTGGGAGCTCCACGGGACCCGCCGTGGCAGATTTGGCTGGAAACAGCAGATTTCACGGGCGGTCACATGCCCCAGTGGGGTGACTGTCATCTGACTGGGAGGTGGGTGTCAGGCAACCAGCGATGGGGCCCTTGGGTGCCGCAGCTCCCGTGCATCTCCCCGTGCTGCACCTCGAGGACCAGCCTCGGCGCTGGCTCAGGCACTTGGTGCTGGCCCCATCCGTCTGACGCTGCATCTCCTCTTGGGGGGGATCCAGACACCCCGAACTGGTCACATCTGCAACCCAGGCATGGCatgtcccgtccccccccccccccccccttcttctcATCACCCATccttctgggctgcagcaaTGGAGAGATTTATCCctcaagaacaaaaccagggGGGGTTCTTCAGCTTGAGTGTCCTCGCCTGACACTTTTTAATCCctcatttatttgcaaatacatGTGGGCAATTCCCCCAGACCTAATGAACTGGGAGCTGTTCACACGCAGCTCCTTGGCGCGGCTCATCCTGCTCTGAACTGGTTCCTGAAGCCTCCAGCGACTGCACCAGTTCAGCCCTGGCATCCCCCGAGCTGCGGCTGAGCACATGGTGCAGCCTGAATTTCTCCTGGTCACCCCGCTTTCCCAGCGAGCTCCAGCAGGGATCCGGGTTCCAATCAAAAGGGTGACCCCAAATTTGTCATTGCTGCGAATCGAAAGGCTCCGCGCTCACCGGAAAGCCCAGTCAGCCCTTGGAAACCTTGAGCATGAACtcagattttgttgttttattagGAAGAGCTGTGCCAGATCCTGCTCAGCCGCAGCCCAATGAGACACAAGGGCGGTTACATCCGTAGCCTTTTTATTCACTTCAGGAGATTTGGAGCCTACTCATCACTGTACACAGATGCAAGGGAGAATAAAGTGTTGCAGGGACAAATTATCCCACGGGCGATGCTCAGCATCCCTAGGCTGACAGGGCAAAGCCAACTTGGTTGTTTGCCAAGTCGAAGATGGAGTAATACTGCCGGAGGAAGATGTTGCCCAGGATCCAGAGCGGCTGGCCGTTGGTAGAGGGCACGTATGTGCTCTCGACTGCAACGGTGCAGATGCCGTCGTTCTGCCGGGGGAAAAGGAACACATTTTAGTGCCAGTGAGGAGCACAGGAGATTTGTGTTTCCCATGCCTTCACGGCTGCTTTGGCCCGGAGCAGGATTAGATCCCCCTTCCAGTCACATACAGGCACGCAAAAGCACCGTGAAATTAGGTGCTGGGAAATACGGCACTCGGGCTGCTGGAAGCTTCTGCGTTTGAAAAGAAACTCCCGACTTTCTCCTGAGCAAAACTGCCCTACGAGGCTGGGAATGATAAAATCACACCTACGTTTAAGACATAGATAGAGGGTGGCAGCGACAACTGGGTTCCGCTGATGCCGAAGTAGAGGGTGGGCATGCTCGGGACGCTGTTGCAGTCAACGACGAACTGCAAAAGAAGCAAAGAGGGGCAGAGGGGTCAGGACCCCCTGGGCTGGGCACTGTCCTTCCTCTGGCTGTAACCCCAGCCATGCTCCCTAAGGATCAGCACAGCTCTGACTTCGGCGGGGCTGTGCTGATGTGGGTTTAACATATTTGGAAGAATTCCCATTGCAAGGGGAGATAGAGCTCTGCAGTTTTGCTCCAGAGATGCCAggagccctccacagctcagcATTACCACCCAGACACATCCTCATCCCGTGGCATCAGCCCCTCATGGGCACAGGGCATCCTTCCCACCTACCCCGTAGTCATTCTCCACTGCACCCAGTGCCTGCAGGAATTCTGACATGAATTGTGCTGGGATGGTCAGCAGGAACGTCCCGGTGTCCACAATGCCatggcagccttggctgcaccAGCCCGTGCCCGACTGCCCGATGGAGAACctggagacagcagcagaaaaagcatcagaaaaggCTCCCGTGCCTCCAAGATCTGCTCCAAGCCATCGTGCAGTGCTCACTCCTCAATGCCGATCTTCCAGTAGAGTTCCTGGATCACAGGAGTCCATAAAATCTCCCCAGTGTACAGCTGCGAGGCAATCCCTCCGAGGACGACTTCCCCACCGTACTCATACGTCGGGTTGCTGGAAAGACACAAAATTAAACCCTGAATCAGGCAGGCTGCCCAGTGGCAAGCGGTGTGTGGGGAGAACATGTGGATGGAGAGTGGGAGAAAGGGTGGGATCCAGGCTGGCTCTATGCAAGAGGGAGACCTGCCGTCAGAGGTCCTACCgtgagaaataaaagctgaagatgGGTTCTTCGAGCTGGTTCTGCTGCATCATGTTCTGCAACAGCGTGTTGTAACCACTGATG
The window above is part of the Falco cherrug isolate bFalChe1 chromosome 16, bFalChe1.pri, whole genome shotgun sequence genome. Proteins encoded here:
- the LOC129737488 gene encoding uncharacterized protein LOC129737488 codes for the protein MLGEGKASPQMLSASAGQDWGQYQCRDHAHRSHFSQQCATSISSQLLEGKEQELELILEHRTHASCIPGLTTSWDPMCTQIRKPTLSETQVPGTNPAMNPGETSRLLDAPVGGKNRGEKKKDEHLFPVCSQRNHPFHPSKRYTASTFPCFSCEGDKTTLTLGITGLGTSDHQDRTTAHRAAASPGLMEVMPPQKGHHGMPVGLEPAWHSAAAGTCCTSKQPLLFYGSIKQPALAPAAGKSLVNLPQQTEGQGSCHEMATTGQHRHRVQSLDATRVLPQGRASGAVPLPGCSTHTRDTAALSQPRAVPLGLQGHPTLSPGNVPPAPMIHHFVAAHAGLFPFPTARPKPSKQGNLVTAKAMAGQETGNTHVP
- the LOC106630797 gene encoding pepsin B-like gives rise to the protein MRWLVLALLCFQLGAGLVRIPLRKGKSMRELMRDKGVPEGSLKNLKGDPGRKYQFSNAVTYEALTNYLHSFYFGEISIGTPPQNFLVIFDTGSANLWVPSTYCQDPACVNHNRFNSSMSSTFSSIDVTYTLRYGFGDVAVALGYDTVTIQNIVVSNQEFGLSLDEPSSPFYYLDFDGILGMSYPGIGISGYNTLLQNMMQQNQLEEPIFSFYFSRNPTYEYGGEVVLGGIASQLYTGEILWTPVIQELYWKIGIEEFSIGQSGTGWCSQGCHGIVDTGTFLLTIPAQFMSEFLQALGAVENDYGFVVDCNSVPSMPTLYFGISGTQLSLPPSIYVLNNDGICTVAVESTYVPSTNGQPLWILGNIFLRQYYSIFDLANNQVGFALSA